The following proteins are encoded in a genomic region of Drosophila willistoni isolate 14030-0811.24 chromosome 2L unlocalized genomic scaffold, UCI_dwil_1.1 Seg196, whole genome shotgun sequence:
- the LOC6639657 gene encoding PDZ and LIM domain protein Zasp isoform X4 → MSQPQLLQIKLSRFDAQPWGFRLQGGVDFAQPLLVQKVNAGSLSEQAGLLPGDAVIKINEVDVFNFRHKDAQDIVVRSGNNFVITVQRGGSTWRPHVTPTGNVPQPNSPYLQTVTKTSLAHQQQDSQHIGCGYNNSARPFANGGGDGGVKSIVNKQYNTPVGIYSDESIAETLSAQAEVLAGGVLGVNFKKNEKEYQADRSEVLKFLREEETGQSTPEPHSPANFYWTQSHAIGGNERRTPLPTQLQRQDERIGTNLQSNTLAPAATHRPSLPVAKQAGPEGNENTTGQQQQQQQPQQEQPDPRIIVMPICPVLQSDEYKADMEAAAAALASDAGAVRPLSASGHPACQLCGVGIVGVFVRIKDKNLHVECFKCATCGTSLKNQGYYNFNNKLYCDIHAKLAAQNNPPAGTEGYVPVPIKPNTKLSANTISSALNSHGYGSNGYANGNSTPTPAPVSAPVAADNNNTSNSNNNNNDNNNIITSHSTDNMSSNLTLDEQSSIYGQAPVAPPLAGSANTGDQPFEYVTLTGNVIRSVQAPGKGSASGAANYKVNQGYARPYGAAAPKSPVSYPPQQQQQSPRPAPIPAGNPYATLPRSNVGQQAPSTSTTPRASIASLSREQTDLEYQKYCKAQERNQKRLDYFQKKEEELQRSAQSQSQQETQQQQQQIIEQNTRRASEISTKASATFNSSSIAQQSTTTNATTTSAYVAQSSAKSSHTSSAYGLTALNTTELIEETADELEHSEVLFPPPSPLSHLKQGKPVQSGLHKADTIPKYQRNWTVLPTQSPIRTPEPQELRDNVPLAFVDTPKAETIASTGTTSADPIVHRPIAQTKVSSVSAGAGPTAAAAAVRPSPLPLPKPSVPIIVEDRSGPVTMAFQSLDEYDRPDQSQTPTRPFTPSLINKPAPIIPFYQTPEKLCFEECEATHARTYEQQLLAASPFPDRVRSPAPGPPPNPLSTIRAPRMKEPESTLLAVGSGPRLQTGSITTGQSYQGQLLAHSEQSSQSGSQSYSHQPETLTERRIGNLNVQQREQSSQFQQQQQSQMQSQTKTQVGNTQIERRRKVTEEFERTQSAKTIEIRTGSQTQTVSQSGQSESTERRSSYGKTGYVANQARRLSGLEQVISSLTSQSQSISARASAMAESNFPQLRSPTFDSKFPLKPATAESIVPGYAPVGAGAANKLLGPPPGFLQQQQQQLQQQQQQQQQQKSAFQSTSSLTSTSAIATSSSSRSAAASSSILTKASAITTTTNNQACSAFRSNSITGNNNNNKPNLANRPSIASITAPAPAPAPGPTVAPVTKSIIAAATATPPSTSSTAPAVFPPNLSDLNLNSNVTDTSVGGGKNGAFGATSAPKRGRGILNKAAGPGVRIPLCNSCNVQIRGPFITALGRIWCPDHFICVNGNCRRPLQDIGFVEEKGDLYCEYCFEKYLAPQCSKCAGKIKGDCLNAIGKHFHPECFTCGQCGKIFGNRPFFLEDGNAYCEADWNELFTTKCFACGFPVEAGDRWVEALNHNYHSQCFNCTFCKQNLEGQSFYNKGGRPFCKNHAR, encoded by the exons GTCAATGCTGGCAGTTTGTCCGAACAGGCTGGCCTTTTGCCCGGCGATGCGGTCATCAAGATCAACGAAGTTGATGTCTTCAATTTCCGGCACAAGGATGCCCAGGATATTGTGGTGCGGTCGGGTAATAACTTTGTCATCACAGTGCAGCG AGGTGGCTCCACCTGGCGTCCACATGTGACACCCACCGGCAATGTGCCACAACCCAATTCACCATATTTGCAGACAGTGACGAAGACTTCTCTGGCTCACCAACAACAGGATAGCCAACACATTGGCTGTGGCTATAACAACTCGGCTCGTCCATTT GCCAATGGCGGCGGCGATGGCGGCGTGAAGAGCATTGTCAATAAACAATACAACACCCCGGTTGGCATTTACAGCGATGAATCCATTGCGGAAACACTTTCCGCCCAGGCGGAGGTTTTGGCTGGCGGTGTGCTTGG GGTCAATTtcaagaaaaacgaaaaggaaTACCAGGCCGATCGTTCTGAGGTGTTGAAGTTCCTGCGTGAGGAGGAGACTGGCCAGTCCACTCCAG AGCCGCACAGTCCGGCGAACTTTTATTGGACACAAAGTCATGCAATTGGTGGTAATGAGCGACGCACGCCATTACCCACTCAGCTTCAGAGGCAGGACGAACGAATTGGTACCAATTTGCAGTCAAATACGTTAGCTCCCGCTGCCACACACCGGCCGAGTCTGCCAGTTGCCAAACAAGCTGGGCCGGAGGGCAATGAAAACACcactggacaacagcagcagcagcagcagccgcagcaagAGCAGCCCGATCCACGCATCATTGTTATGCCGATTTGCCCGGTACTGCAGAGCGATGAGTATAAGGCGGATAtggaggcagcagcagcggcattGGCCAGCGATGCTGGTGCAGTGCGTCCATTGTCGGCCAGCGGACATCCGGCATGTCAGTTGTGCGGCGTGGGCATTGT TGGTGTTTTCGTGCGCATCAAGGACAAGAATCTGCACGTTGAGTGCTTCAAGTGCGCCACCTGCGGCACTTCCCTAAAGAACCAGGGCTACTACAATTTCAACAATAAGCTCTATTGCGACATCCATGCCAAATTGGCAGCCCAGAACAATCCCCCAGCCGGCACCGAGGGTTATGTTCCAGTGCCCATTAAGCC cAACACCAAGCTGAGTGCTAACACAATTTCATCGGCCTTGAACTCTCATGGATATGGCAGCAATGGCTATGCCAATGGCAATTCAACGCCCACTCCAGCTCCTGTTTCGGCTCCT GTTGCAGCTGATAACAATAACACAagcaacagtaacaacaacaacaacgacaacaacaacatcatcacaAGTCATTCAACTGACAATATGTCATCAAATTTGACTCTGGATGAGCAATCATCAATTTATGGCCAAGCCCCTGTAGCCCCTCCCCTGGCAGGATCTGCAAACACTGGGGATCAACCATTTGAATATGTCACCCTAACGGGCAATGTGATACGCAGTGTGCAGGCACCTGGCAAGGGAAGTGCTTCAGGAGCAGCCAACTACAAA GTCAATCAGGGCTATGCTCGTCCATATGGTGCTGCTGCTCCCAAATCGCCGGTCTCCTATCCaccgcagcaacagcagcaatctCCTCGCCCGGCTCCCATCCCAGCTGGCAATCCTTATGCCACTTTGCCCAGATCGAATGTGGGTCAACAAG CCCCATCCACATCGACAACACCGCGCGCTTCCATTGCCTCCCTGTCCCGCGAACAGACCGACCTGGAATACCAGAAATACTGCAAGGCCCAAGAGCGTAATCAGAAGCGTCTCGACTACTTCCAAAAGAAGGAAGAGGAGCTGCAGCGTTCAGCTCAGTCCCAGTCTCAGCAAGAgactcaacaacaacaacaacaaatcatTGAACAAAACACACGCCGAGCGAGTGAAATCTCTACCAAAGCATCTGCTACCTTTAACTCCTCTTCCATAGCCCAACAATCCACCACCACTAATGCCACCACCACCTCAGCTTATGTAGCCCAGAGTTCGGCGAAATCCTCCCATACCTCCTCCGCTTACGGCCTGACTGCTTTAAATACTACAGAGCTTATCGAGGAGACGGCCGATGAATTGGAGCATTCAGAGGTTCTCTTTCCGCCGCCATCCCCGCTTAGCCATCTCAAGCAAGGCAAACCCGTACAATCCGGCCTTCACAAAGCGGACACCATACCCAAATATCAGCGCAATTGGACAGTGCTGCCCACCCAGAGTCCCATACGCACCCCGGAGCCGCAGGAGTTGCGCGACAATGTGCCACTGGCTTTTGTTGATACACCCAAGGCCGAGACCATTGCAAGCACAGGCACCACCTCTGCCGATCCCATTGTACATAGACCCATAGCACAGACAAAGGTCTCGTCTGTTAGTGCAGGAGCGGGACCAACGGCTGCGGCGGCGGCTGTTAGACCAtcgccattgccattgccaaaGCCTTCGGTGCCCATCATAGTGGAGGATCGTTCGGGTCCAGTAACTATGGCTTTTCAATCGCTAGATGAATACGATCGTCCCGATCAATCGCAGACGCCGACTAGACCCTTCACACCGTCGCTAATCAACAAGCCGGCTCCGATAATACCATTCTATCAGACGCCCGAGAAGTTGTGCTTCGAAGAGTGTGAGGCCACGCATGCCCGTACCTATGAGCAACAACTATTAGCAGCATCTCCTTTCCCAGATCGCGTCCGTTCGCCGGCTCCGGGCCCACCACCGAATCCCTTGTCAACCATTCGTGCGCCACGCATGAAGGAGCCAGAGTCCACACTGCTGGCAGTCGGATCGGGGCCACGTCTACAAACTGGCTCCATCACCACGGGACAGAGCTACCAGGGACAATTGTTGGCCCACTCCGAGCAGAGCTCTCAATCGGGCAGCCAGAGCTACAGTCATCAGCCGGAGACACTTACAGAGCGTCGCATTGGCAATCTAAATGTACAGCAACGTGAGCAATCCTCACAGtttcaacagcagcaacaatctCAAATGCAAAGTCAGACCAAGACCCAAGTGGGCAATACACAGATTGAAAGACGCCGCAAGGTAACCGAAGAGTTTGAGCGTACCCAGAGTGCCAAGACAATTGAGATACGCACGGGATCCCAAACTCAAACGGTTAGTCAATCAGGACAATCGGAATCCACGGAACGTCGTTCGTCCTACGGCAAGACCGGATATGTAGCCAATCAGGCCAGACGGCTCTCGGGTTTGGAACAGGTAATTTCAAGTCTGACCAGTCAATCACAATCGATAAGTGCTCGCGCCTCGGCCATGGCCGAAAGCAATTTCCCTCAATTACGTTCACCGACTTTCGATAGCAAATTTCCCCTTAAACCGGCCACCGCAGAGTCCATAGTGCCTGGCTATGCTCCTGTGGGAGCTGGCGCCGCCAACAAGCTACTCGGACCGCCGCCCGGTTTCcttcaacagcaacagcaacagctacaacaacaacaacaacagcaacagcagcaaaagtCTGCCTTTCAATCGACCTCCTCGCTAACATCAACATCTGCCATAGCcacatcatcgtcatcaagATCAGCGGCAGCGTCATCATCGATTCTAACCAAAGCTTCTGCTATTACTACCACAACTAATAATCAGGCGTGCTCAGCTTTTAGAAGCAATAGCATCACtggcaataacaacaacaacaaacctAATCTGGCCAATCGGCCATCCATCGCTTCCATcacagctccagctccagctccagctccaggtCCAACTGTAGCGCCAGTGACCAAGTCTATAATAGCTGCTGCAACTGCCACGCCgccatcaacatcatcaacagctCCAGCTGTTTTTCCGCCAAATCTAAGcgatttgaatttgaattctAACGTAACCGATACTTCTGTAGGTGGTGGTAAAAATGGAGCCTTTGGTGCCACCTCGGCTCCCAAGCGCGGACGTGGTATTCTCAACAAGGCAGCCGGACCCGGAGTGCGTATCCCCTTGTGTAATAGCTGCAATGTGCAGATCAG gGGCCCCTTCATTACGGCCTTGGGTCGCATCTGGTGCCCAGATCATTTCATTTGCGTGAACGGCAACTGCCGTCGTCCTTTGCAGGACATCGGATTTGTTGAGGAGAAGGGCGATCTCTATTGCGAATATTGTTTCGAAAAGTATCTGGCCCCACAATGCAGCAAGTGTGCGGGCAAGATCAAG gGCGATTGCCTGAATGCCATTGGCAAGCATTTCCATCCGGAATGCTTCACTTGCGGCCAATGCGGCAAGATCTTTGGCAATAGGCCATTCTTCCTCGAAGATGGCAATGCGTACTGTGAGGCCGATTGGAATGAGCTCTTCACCACCAAATGCTTTGCTTGCGGTTTCCCCGTTGAAGCCGGCGATAGATGGGTTGAGGCCTTGAACCACAATTATCATAGCCAATGCTTCAATTGCACT TTCTGCAAACAGAATTTGGAGGGTCAGAGCTTCTACAACAAGGGCGGACGTCCTTTCTGCAAGAATCATGCGCGTTAA
- the LOC6639657 gene encoding PDZ and LIM domain protein Zasp isoform X1, translating into MSQPQLLQIKLSRFDAQPWGFRLQGGVDFAQPLLVQKVNAGSLSEQAGLLPGDAVIKINEVDVFNFRHKDAQDIVVRSGNNFVITVQRGGSTWRPHVTPTGNVPQPNSPYLQTVTKTSLAHQQQDSQHIGCGYNNSARPFANGGGDGGVKSIVNKQYNTPVGIYSDESIAETLSAQAEVLAGGVLGVNFKKNEKEYQADRSEVLKFLREEETGQSTPEPHSPANFYWTQSHAIGGNERRTPLPTQLQRQDERIGTNLQSNTLAPAATHRPSLPVAKQAGPEGNENTTGQQQQQQQPQQEQPDPRIIVMPICPVLQSDEYKADMEAAAAALASDAGAVRPLSASGHPACQLCGVGIVGVFVRIKDKNLHVECFKCATCGTSLKNQGYYNFNNKLYCDIHAKLAAQNNPPAGTEGYVPVPIKPNTKLSANTISSALNSHGYGSNGYANGNSTPTPAPVSAPVAADNNNTSNSNNNNNDNNNIITSHSTDNMSSNLTLDEQSSIYGQAPVAPPLAGSANTGDQPFEYVTLTGNVIRSVQAPGKGSASGAANYKVNQGYARPYGAAAPKSPVSYPPQQQQQSPRPAPIPAGNPYATLPRSNVGQQETEEEEGLQPQYAEECYEEDIEVAMAASRRSLRGSSFTWPPPQDDSHAAPTAAPLYIAPPETQHIVVANPVQEVPPLPPGSATARLDPQPQCQPHAQAQIQAQSQVPQWQSYSAPQLTNQNLRVTEQESSSDSYTSTSTTTTTTSEEYQRMYAAQVQAYQMQEQSGSEFDYQLDYGSMQDVQEYASGRRSAQECVDSLSAPLSTYKLIDLVREVTPSPVPTPVPAPPPNARHVVFNDEPEIKELPKIATELETIPESSAEAELMLTATEELAEEDRDGLIIEHRCQILESERMFQPTPEIKFEIAPVRQIPPTRIPNPSPKEWINPMIRVLTTAPEVPFHLVECPFPKPCDDEFEARAAEEEALRPAPAPVPAPAPAPPPEPVYEAPPLSLRESPPRGSRLSQAMVTAPEFELRFAPPADQGIPLPEETEPYMPPPIDMKPYMREDYRPKSPFVSALTTAPERPFEGHFDRDVPIHLIDLPTPKEHLSMGDALCIAPDRGYTPLNPENATQRVDEEQKQKELKKHEFQVLDHEEELGIRPEPPQSVEYYITDPKQKRKSSAFAAMQAFQPSREPLTSSASTAPSTSTTPRASIASLSREQTDLEYQKYCKAQERNQKRLDYFQKKEEELQRSAQSQSQQETQQQQQQIIEQNTRRASEISTKASATFNSSSIAQQSTTTNATTTSAYVAQSSAKSSHTSSAYGLTALNTTELIEETADELEHSEVLFPPPSPLSHLKQGKPVQSGLHKADTIPKYQRNWTVLPTQSPIRTPEPQELRDNVPLAFVDTPKAETIASTGTTSADPIVHRPIAQTKVSSVSAGAGPTAAAAAVRPSPLPLPKPSVPIIVEDRSGPVTMAFQSLDEYDRPDQSQTPTRPFTPSLINKPAPIIPFYQTPEKLCFEECEATHARTYEQQLLAASPFPDRVRSPAPGPPPNPLSTIRAPRMKEPESTLLAVGSGPRLQTGSITTGQSYQGQLLAHSEQSSQSGSQSYSHQPETLTERRIGNLNVQQREQSSQFQQQQQSQMQSQTKTQVGNTQIERRRKVTEEFERTQSAKTIEIRTGSQTQTVSQSGQSESTERRSSYGKTGYVANQARRLSGLEQVISSLTSQSQSISARASAMAESNFPQLRSPTFDSKFPLKPATAESIVPGYAPVGAGAANKLLGPPPGFLQQQQQQLQQQQQQQQQQKSAFQSTSSLTSTSAIATSSSSRSAAASSSILTKASAITTTTNNQACSAFRSNSITGNNNNNKPNLANRPSIASITAPAPAPAPGPTVAPVTKSIIAAATATPPSTSSTAPAVFPPNLSDLNLNSNVTDTSVGGGKNGAFGATSAPKRGRGILNKAAGPGVRIPLCNSCNVQIRGPFITALGRIWCPDHFICVNGNCRRPLQDIGFVEEKGDLYCEYCFEKYLAPQCSKCAGKIKGDCLNAIGKHFHPECFTCGQCGKIFGNRPFFLEDGNAYCEADWNELFTTKCFACGFPVEAGDRWVEALNHNYHSQCFNCTFCKQNLEGQSFYNKGGRPFCKNHAR; encoded by the exons GTCAATGCTGGCAGTTTGTCCGAACAGGCTGGCCTTTTGCCCGGCGATGCGGTCATCAAGATCAACGAAGTTGATGTCTTCAATTTCCGGCACAAGGATGCCCAGGATATTGTGGTGCGGTCGGGTAATAACTTTGTCATCACAGTGCAGCG AGGTGGCTCCACCTGGCGTCCACATGTGACACCCACCGGCAATGTGCCACAACCCAATTCACCATATTTGCAGACAGTGACGAAGACTTCTCTGGCTCACCAACAACAGGATAGCCAACACATTGGCTGTGGCTATAACAACTCGGCTCGTCCATTT GCCAATGGCGGCGGCGATGGCGGCGTGAAGAGCATTGTCAATAAACAATACAACACCCCGGTTGGCATTTACAGCGATGAATCCATTGCGGAAACACTTTCCGCCCAGGCGGAGGTTTTGGCTGGCGGTGTGCTTGG GGTCAATTtcaagaaaaacgaaaaggaaTACCAGGCCGATCGTTCTGAGGTGTTGAAGTTCCTGCGTGAGGAGGAGACTGGCCAGTCCACTCCAG AGCCGCACAGTCCGGCGAACTTTTATTGGACACAAAGTCATGCAATTGGTGGTAATGAGCGACGCACGCCATTACCCACTCAGCTTCAGAGGCAGGACGAACGAATTGGTACCAATTTGCAGTCAAATACGTTAGCTCCCGCTGCCACACACCGGCCGAGTCTGCCAGTTGCCAAACAAGCTGGGCCGGAGGGCAATGAAAACACcactggacaacagcagcagcagcagcagccgcagcaagAGCAGCCCGATCCACGCATCATTGTTATGCCGATTTGCCCGGTACTGCAGAGCGATGAGTATAAGGCGGATAtggaggcagcagcagcggcattGGCCAGCGATGCTGGTGCAGTGCGTCCATTGTCGGCCAGCGGACATCCGGCATGTCAGTTGTGCGGCGTGGGCATTGT TGGTGTTTTCGTGCGCATCAAGGACAAGAATCTGCACGTTGAGTGCTTCAAGTGCGCCACCTGCGGCACTTCCCTAAAGAACCAGGGCTACTACAATTTCAACAATAAGCTCTATTGCGACATCCATGCCAAATTGGCAGCCCAGAACAATCCCCCAGCCGGCACCGAGGGTTATGTTCCAGTGCCCATTAAGCC cAACACCAAGCTGAGTGCTAACACAATTTCATCGGCCTTGAACTCTCATGGATATGGCAGCAATGGCTATGCCAATGGCAATTCAACGCCCACTCCAGCTCCTGTTTCGGCTCCT GTTGCAGCTGATAACAATAACACAagcaacagtaacaacaacaacaacgacaacaacaacatcatcacaAGTCATTCAACTGACAATATGTCATCAAATTTGACTCTGGATGAGCAATCATCAATTTATGGCCAAGCCCCTGTAGCCCCTCCCCTGGCAGGATCTGCAAACACTGGGGATCAACCATTTGAATATGTCACCCTAACGGGCAATGTGATACGCAGTGTGCAGGCACCTGGCAAGGGAAGTGCTTCAGGAGCAGCCAACTACAAA GTCAATCAGGGCTATGCTCGTCCATATGGTGCTGCTGCTCCCAAATCGCCGGTCTCCTATCCaccgcagcaacagcagcaatctCCTCGCCCGGCTCCCATCCCAGCTGGCAATCCTTATGCCACTTTGCCCAGATCGAATGTGGGTCAACAAG AAACGGAGGAAGAGGAAGGCTTGCAGCCGCAATATGCTGAGGAATGCTACGAGGAGGACATTGAGGTGGCCATGGCCGCCAGTCGCCGTTCGTTGCGCGGTTCTAGCTTTACCTGGCCGCCGCCTCAAGACGATAGTCATGCAGCTCCCACGGCAGCTCCACTCTATATAGCACCACCGGAAACTCAACATATTGTGGTGGCAAATCCTGTACAAGAAGTACCACCATTGCCACCGGGCAGTGCCACTGCGCGCCTCGATCCACAGCCGCAGTGCCAACCACATGCACAGGCGCAGATACAGGCACAGAGTCAAGTGCCTCAGTGGCAAAGCTATTCGGCTCCTCAGTTGACCAATCAGAATTTGCGGGTGACAGAGCAGGAATCCAGTTCGGATAGCTATACCTCCACATCGACCACCACAACGACTACGTCGGAGGAATATCAACGCATGTATGCCGCCCAAGTGCAGGCCTATCAAATGCAAGAGCAGTCGGGATCCGAATTCGACTATCAATTGGATTACGGTAGCATGCAGGATGTACAGGAATATGCTTCGGGTCGGCGTAGTGCCCAAGAATGTGTGGATTCATTATCAGCCCCATTGAGCACGTATAAACTAATTGATTTGGTAAGGGAAGTGACACCCAGTCCTGTTCCCACACCAGTTCCAGCTCCACCCCCCAACGCTCGTCATGTGGTCTTTAACGATGAACCCGAGATCAAGGAGCTTCCCAAGATAGCCACTGAGCTGGAGACCATACCCGAATCCTCGGCCGAGGCGGAACTGATGCTCACAGCAACCGAAGAGTTAGCTGAAGAGGATCGTGATGGCCTGATCATTGAGCATCGATGCCAGATACTCGAGAGTGAGCGCATGTTCCAGCCAACGCCAGAGATTAAGTTTGAAATTGCGCCAGTGCGCCAAATTCCACCGACTAGGATACCCAATCCAAGTCCCAAAGAGTGGATAAATCCCATGATTCGTGTGCTGACCACAGCGCCAGAGGTGCCCTTTCATTTGGTCGAATGTCCCTTTCCCAAGCCCTGCGATGATGAATTTGAGGCAAGGGCCGCTGAAGAAGAAGCCCTTCGTCCGGCTCCTGCTCCTgttcctgctcctgctcctgctccccCTCCAGAACCTGTTTATGAGGCGCCGCCATTGTCTTTGCGTGAGTCACCGCCACGTGGCAGTCGTCTAAGTCAGGCTATGGTCACAGCACCCGAGTTTGAATTGCGCTTTGCCCCACCCGCCGATCAAGGCATACCCCTGCCCGAGGAGACAGAACCCTATATGCCGCCACCCATCGACATGAAACCCTATATGCGGGAGGATTACCGACCAAAGTCACCATTTGTCAGTGCTTTGACAACGGCACCCGAACGTCCTTTTGAAGGTCACTTTGATCGGGATGTACCTATTCATCTGATTGACCTGCCTACACCCAAAGAGCACCTTAGCATGGGCGACGCCCTATGCATTGCTCCCGATCGCGGTTACACTCCTCTAAATCCCGAGAATGCCACCCAACGTGTCGATGAggagcaaaagcaaaaggaattgaaaaaacatGAATTTCAGGTGCTCGATCATGAGGAGGAACTCGGTATACGGCCGGAACCACCACAATCTGTGGAATACTATATCACGGATCCAAAGCAGAAACGCAAGTCCTCGGCATTTGCGGCCATGCAAGCATTCCAGCCGTCTCGTGAACCGCTAACCTCCTCTGCTTCCACAGCCCCATCCACATCGACAACACCGCGCGCTTCCATTGCCTCCCTGTCCCGCGAACAGACCGACCTGGAATACCAGAAATACTGCAAGGCCCAAGAGCGTAATCAGAAGCGTCTCGACTACTTCCAAAAGAAGGAAGAGGAGCTGCAGCGTTCAGCTCAGTCCCAGTCTCAGCAAGAgactcaacaacaacaacaacaaatcatTGAACAAAACACACGCCGAGCGAGTGAAATCTCTACCAAAGCATCTGCTACCTTTAACTCCTCTTCCATAGCCCAACAATCCACCACCACTAATGCCACCACCACCTCAGCTTATGTAGCCCAGAGTTCGGCGAAATCCTCCCATACCTCCTCCGCTTACGGCCTGACTGCTTTAAATACTACAGAGCTTATCGAGGAGACGGCCGATGAATTGGAGCATTCAGAGGTTCTCTTTCCGCCGCCATCCCCGCTTAGCCATCTCAAGCAAGGCAAACCCGTACAATCCGGCCTTCACAAAGCGGACACCATACCCAAATATCAGCGCAATTGGACAGTGCTGCCCACCCAGAGTCCCATACGCACCCCGGAGCCGCAGGAGTTGCGCGACAATGTGCCACTGGCTTTTGTTGATACACCCAAGGCCGAGACCATTGCAAGCACAGGCACCACCTCTGCCGATCCCATTGTACATAGACCCATAGCACAGACAAAGGTCTCGTCTGTTAGTGCAGGAGCGGGACCAACGGCTGCGGCGGCGGCTGTTAGACCAtcgccattgccattgccaaaGCCTTCGGTGCCCATCATAGTGGAGGATCGTTCGGGTCCAGTAACTATGGCTTTTCAATCGCTAGATGAATACGATCGTCCCGATCAATCGCAGACGCCGACTAGACCCTTCACACCGTCGCTAATCAACAAGCCGGCTCCGATAATACCATTCTATCAGACGCCCGAGAAGTTGTGCTTCGAAGAGTGTGAGGCCACGCATGCCCGTACCTATGAGCAACAACTATTAGCAGCATCTCCTTTCCCAGATCGCGTCCGTTCGCCGGCTCCGGGCCCACCACCGAATCCCTTGTCAACCATTCGTGCGCCACGCATGAAGGAGCCAGAGTCCACACTGCTGGCAGTCGGATCGGGGCCACGTCTACAAACTGGCTCCATCACCACGGGACAGAGCTACCAGGGACAATTGTTGGCCCACTCCGAGCAGAGCTCTCAATCGGGCAGCCAGAGCTACAGTCATCAGCCGGAGACACTTACAGAGCGTCGCATTGGCAATCTAAATGTACAGCAACGTGAGCAATCCTCACAGtttcaacagcagcaacaatctCAAATGCAAAGTCAGACCAAGACCCAAGTGGGCAATACACAGATTGAAAGACGCCGCAAGGTAACCGAAGAGTTTGAGCGTACCCAGAGTGCCAAGACAATTGAGATACGCACGGGATCCCAAACTCAAACGGTTAGTCAATCAGGACAATCGGAATCCACGGAACGTCGTTCGTCCTACGGCAAGACCGGATATGTAGCCAATCAGGCCAGACGGCTCTCGGGTTTGGAACAGGTAATTTCAAGTCTGACCAGTCAATCACAATCGATAAGTGCTCGCGCCTCGGCCATGGCCGAAAGCAATTTCCCTCAATTACGTTCACCGACTTTCGATAGCAAATTTCCCCTTAAACCGGCCACCGCAGAGTCCATAGTGCCTGGCTATGCTCCTGTGGGAGCTGGCGCCGCCAACAAGCTACTCGGACCGCCGCCCGGTTTCcttcaacagcaacagcaacagctacaacaacaacaacaacagcaacagcagcaaaagtCTGCCTTTCAATCGACCTCCTCGCTAACATCAACATCTGCCATAGCcacatcatcgtcatcaagATCAGCGGCAGCGTCATCATCGATTCTAACCAAAGCTTCTGCTATTACTACCACAACTAATAATCAGGCGTGCTCAGCTTTTAGAAGCAATAGCATCACtggcaataacaacaacaacaaacctAATCTGGCCAATCGGCCATCCATCGCTTCCATcacagctccagctccagctccagctccaggtCCAACTGTAGCGCCAGTGACCAAGTCTATAATAGCTGCTGCAACTGCCACGCCgccatcaacatcatcaacagctCCAGCTGTTTTTCCGCCAAATCTAAGcgatttgaatttgaattctAACGTAACCGATACTTCTGTAGGTGGTGGTAAAAATGGAGCCTTTGGTGCCACCTCGGCTCCCAAGCGCGGACGTGGTATTCTCAACAAGGCAGCCGGACCCGGAGTGCGTATCCCCTTGTGTAATAGCTGCAATGTGCAGATCAG gGGCCCCTTCATTACGGCCTTGGGTCGCATCTGGTGCCCAGATCATTTCATTTGCGTGAACGGCAACTGCCGTCGTCCTTTGCAGGACATCGGATTTGTTGAGGAGAAGGGCGATCTCTATTGCGAATATTGTTTCGAAAAGTATCTGGCCCCACAATGCAGCAAGTGTGCGGGCAAGATCAAG gGCGATTGCCTGAATGCCATTGGCAAGCATTTCCATCCGGAATGCTTCACTTGCGGCCAATGCGGCAAGATCTTTGGCAATAGGCCATTCTTCCTCGAAGATGGCAATGCGTACTGTGAGGCCGATTGGAATGAGCTCTTCACCACCAAATGCTTTGCTTGCGGTTTCCCCGTTGAAGCCGGCGATAGATGGGTTGAGGCCTTGAACCACAATTATCATAGCCAATGCTTCAATTGCACT TTCTGCAAACAGAATTTGGAGGGTCAGAGCTTCTACAACAAGGGCGGACGTCCTTTCTGCAAGAATCATGCGCGTTAA